The Sporosarcina ureae genome includes a region encoding these proteins:
- a CDS encoding adenine phosphoribosyltransferase, translating to MDLKKYVTTVDDYPKPGVSFKDITTIMDNGEAYKYATDQIVEYAKGLNVDIIVGPEARGFIIGCPVAYALEIGFAPVRKPGKLPRETISVFYDLEYGQDELTIHKDAIKPGQRVLVVDDLLATGGTVGATVELIEKLGGVVAGCAFLIELSYLNGRKKLTNENIKALITY from the coding sequence GTGGACTTAAAAAAGTATGTAACGACTGTAGACGATTATCCGAAGCCGGGTGTCAGCTTTAAGGACATTACGACGATCATGGATAACGGGGAAGCATATAAATATGCGACAGACCAAATTGTCGAGTATGCGAAAGGATTAAACGTCGATATTATCGTAGGCCCAGAAGCACGCGGTTTCATCATCGGATGTCCTGTTGCTTACGCGCTTGAAATCGGTTTTGCACCGGTTCGTAAGCCTGGCAAGTTACCACGCGAAACGATTTCAGTCTTTTATGACCTGGAGTATGGACAAGATGAGTTAACGATTCACAAAGATGCTATCAAGCCTGGCCAACGTGTTCTCGTAGTTGATGATTTACTGGCAACTGGCGGTACAGTCGGTGCGACAGTCGAATTGATTGAGAAACTTGGTGGTGTAGTAGCTGGCTGTGCATTCTTGATCGAACTTTCGTACTTGAATGGTCGAAAAAAGCTGACGAATGAAAACATCAAGGCATTAATTACGTACTGA
- the recJ gene encoding single-stranded-DNA-specific exonuclease RecJ, whose translation MLTTALERLGAKVNFAIPNRFEHGYGPNSDYFEQLHTEGTEVLITVDNGISGIEQIAFAKSLGMTVIVTDHHEMGDVLPKADAVIHPRHPEGDYPFAELAGVGVAFKLASALLGEPPLDLLEFVAIGTIADLVPLEDENRYMVKEGIRRLRRTQRPGIKALMQVSGHEQNALSEETIGFTIGPRLNAPGRLGDADPAVDLLKSEDEQQALGIAEELNDLNKERQQLVKEIAKEAQEQVEIRYGDHVPHVLVIEGEGWNPGVVGIVSSRLTEKYYRPSIILSLDRETGMAKGSARSIEGFDLYKELSKNASILPHFGGHAMAAGMSLKIEDVELLRSNLNEQAKEVLTKEDLQPIVSIDVPLALDEIDIASIEALEKIRPFGMGFPKPVFLLEQLDTISVRKIGSAKDHLKLEMGDRSERLDAIFFGAGALADEMAPQSKLSLTGDLQINEWNGNKKAQLLVDDVKCDEWQLFDYRGIRDPARWLPMIPDQAQFIAFSEEAIQHFAPFFKNIPIALIGRDELQPSFSIVLLDMPPAEEQLKQVMEKTLAGRVYLHLHVHDSMYFEKMPDRQQFGWYYSFLKKRETFDLHNQIDMLSKHKGWKKDVIKFMTKVFYELEFVTLENGKVTMLTSAGKRDLAEAPSYKKRQQQIKLEELLLYAPYQDLKKVFDSLRETEAVEEEKLWT comes from the coding sequence GTGCTAACGACCGCGCTCGAACGTCTTGGCGCGAAAGTGAACTTCGCGATTCCGAACCGTTTCGAACACGGCTACGGACCGAACAGCGACTATTTTGAACAACTACATACAGAAGGCACAGAAGTTCTGATCACAGTAGACAACGGAATCTCAGGCATCGAGCAAATCGCCTTCGCGAAGTCGCTTGGGATGACGGTCATCGTAACAGATCACCACGAAATGGGCGACGTATTACCCAAGGCAGACGCGGTCATTCACCCCCGACATCCAGAAGGCGATTATCCATTCGCAGAACTCGCAGGTGTAGGGGTGGCGTTCAAACTAGCCTCTGCTTTACTCGGAGAGCCGCCGCTTGACTTGCTGGAATTCGTCGCAATCGGCACGATCGCAGACTTGGTACCGCTAGAAGATGAAAATCGCTACATGGTCAAAGAAGGGATCCGCAGATTACGCCGCACGCAGCGTCCAGGCATTAAAGCATTGATGCAAGTGAGTGGTCATGAACAGAACGCTTTATCAGAAGAAACGATCGGCTTTACGATCGGACCTCGTCTAAACGCCCCGGGCCGACTGGGTGACGCAGATCCAGCGGTTGATTTATTAAAGTCAGAAGATGAGCAACAAGCGCTTGGAATTGCGGAAGAATTGAATGATTTGAATAAAGAACGGCAACAATTAGTGAAAGAAATTGCAAAAGAAGCGCAAGAGCAAGTGGAAATCCGTTATGGCGATCATGTGCCTCACGTGTTAGTCATAGAAGGTGAAGGTTGGAATCCGGGGGTCGTCGGGATCGTGTCATCGAGACTGACGGAGAAATACTATCGTCCATCCATCATCTTGTCGCTTGATCGAGAAACAGGAATGGCCAAAGGTTCTGCACGCAGCATTGAGGGCTTTGATTTGTATAAGGAACTATCGAAAAATGCATCGATCCTGCCACATTTCGGAGGGCATGCGATGGCTGCCGGGATGTCATTGAAAATAGAAGACGTTGAATTATTGCGTTCGAATTTGAATGAACAGGCGAAAGAAGTATTGACGAAAGAAGATTTGCAACCTATAGTATCCATCGATGTGCCATTGGCATTGGATGAAATAGATATTGCGTCGATCGAAGCGCTGGAAAAAATTCGACCGTTTGGTATGGGATTCCCGAAACCGGTTTTCTTATTAGAACAGCTCGATACGATCTCTGTTCGTAAAATCGGTTCAGCGAAAGATCATTTAAAGCTTGAAATGGGTGATCGTAGTGAACGTCTAGATGCGATATTTTTTGGAGCGGGAGCATTGGCGGACGAAATGGCACCGCAAAGTAAGCTTAGTTTGACAGGTGATCTGCAAATCAACGAGTGGAACGGTAACAAAAAAGCCCAATTACTTGTCGACGATGTAAAATGTGACGAGTGGCAGTTGTTCGATTACCGTGGAATTCGAGATCCCGCTAGATGGTTGCCAATGATTCCAGACCAAGCACAATTTATTGCGTTTAGTGAAGAAGCGATTCAACATTTTGCGCCGTTCTTTAAAAACATTCCAATCGCTTTGATTGGGCGCGACGAACTTCAACCGTCTTTTTCTATCGTATTACTCGATATGCCACCAGCTGAAGAACAGTTGAAGCAAGTAATGGAAAAGACGCTTGCTGGCCGAGTGTATCTACATCTGCATGTACATGATTCGATGTACTTCGAAAAGATGCCGGATCGTCAACAATTTGGTTGGTATTACAGTTTTTTGAAAAAACGTGAGACATTTGATCTGCATAATCAAATCGATATGCTTTCCAAACATAAAGGTTGGAAAAAAGATGTGATAAAATTCATGACAAAAGTGTTTTATGAACTAGAATTTGTTACACTAGAGAATGGTAAGGTGACGATGCTCACTTCTGCAGGTAAACGTGACTTGGCAGAAGCGCCATCCTATAAAAAACGCCAACAGCAGATCAAACTAGAAGAGTTGTTGCTTTATGCTCCGTATCAGGACTTAAAGAAAGTATTCGACTCTTTGCGCGAGACGGAAGCTGTTGAGGAGGAAAAATTGTGGACTTAA
- the ltrA gene encoding group II intron reverse transcriptase/maturase, with product MSVANSQIVKHVKKSKLRNAEYYHMQDTFDMLHEQRKNDSSFKNLMSMISSVENIKLAYRNIKKNTGSKTAGVDGRTIDHISELTEEQFVGFVRNKLRDYKPKAVRRVEIPKPNGKSRPLGIPAIWDRIVQQCILQILEPIVEAKFSGRSHGFRPNRSVENAIAQSYRLMQNSKMSYVIDIDIKGFFDNVSHAKLLKQMWAMGIQDKNLLTIISKMLKAKIKLPDGRIIENGKGTPQGGILSPLLSNIVLNELDRWIESQWEDIPTQKDYLQYHKKKNNHADKGYKYRMLRKSKLKECYIVRYADDFKIFCSNPNHAKRLFIAVQKWLKERLGLEISEDKSKIVNLKKDYSEFLGFKMKLIPKGEKWVVKSHMCDKAVQRTKKNLKQIINGIRYDSGVNDQARKIALYNSTVIGLHQYFRTATMISEDMGNIAYEVNACMKDHRMKRRIKKTGVITSDFIKKEYGKSKQLRYISRDPLLPIGYIKHKNPMMKRNTVNAYTKEGREEIHKNLATVDISILRFLMEHPIPQRSIEYNDNRIALYCAQRGKCHVTGQMLNPMTIHCHHKVPRLQGGTDQYNNLCLVDKDIHILIHAKDEEIISKYKKLLTNSQSLNKINTLRKKLELQQVTL from the coding sequence ATGTCTGTGGCAAATTCACAAATCGTTAAACATGTTAAAAAGTCCAAGCTCAGAAACGCAGAGTATTATCACATGCAAGATACATTTGACATGTTGCATGAACAAAGAAAAAATGACAGTTCTTTTAAAAACTTAATGTCCATGATTAGTTCAGTTGAAAACATTAAGTTGGCGTATCGAAATATCAAGAAAAATACAGGCAGCAAAACGGCTGGCGTAGATGGTCGAACAATCGATCATATTTCCGAGCTGACCGAGGAGCAATTTGTTGGTTTTGTTAGAAACAAACTGCGAGATTATAAACCGAAAGCAGTTAGACGAGTAGAAATACCAAAGCCAAATGGAAAAAGTAGACCATTAGGAATTCCCGCTATTTGGGATAGGATCGTCCAACAATGTATATTGCAAATTCTTGAACCCATAGTGGAAGCAAAATTCTCGGGGAGAAGTCATGGATTTAGACCGAACCGCTCAGTAGAGAATGCGATAGCTCAAAGTTATCGTCTTATGCAGAATTCAAAAATGTCATATGTAATTGATATAGACATTAAGGGATTCTTCGATAACGTGTCCCATGCCAAGTTGTTAAAACAAATGTGGGCAATGGGTATTCAAGATAAGAATTTACTCACTATTATTTCGAAAATGCTTAAAGCAAAAATCAAGTTGCCGGATGGTCGAATCATTGAGAATGGGAAAGGTACGCCACAAGGTGGCATCCTATCTCCATTATTATCTAATATTGTTCTGAATGAACTTGATCGTTGGATTGAAAGCCAGTGGGAGGATATTCCTACTCAAAAGGATTATCTGCAATACCATAAAAAGAAAAATAATCACGCTGATAAAGGTTACAAATACAGGATGCTCAGGAAATCCAAGCTGAAGGAATGTTATATTGTTCGATATGCAGATGATTTCAAAATCTTTTGCAGTAATCCTAATCACGCCAAAAGATTATTTATCGCAGTACAAAAATGGCTGAAAGAAAGACTTGGTTTAGAAATAAGCGAAGACAAATCAAAAATAGTGAATCTCAAAAAGGACTACTCAGAATTCCTAGGGTTTAAGATGAAGTTAATTCCAAAAGGTGAGAAATGGGTTGTGAAGAGTCATATGTGCGACAAAGCAGTTCAACGCACAAAGAAAAACTTGAAGCAAATCATAAACGGTATTCGATATGATAGCGGTGTTAACGACCAAGCAAGAAAAATAGCACTCTACAACTCGACTGTAATAGGACTTCATCAATATTTCCGTACCGCTACAATGATTTCCGAAGACATGGGGAACATTGCATACGAAGTGAATGCATGTATGAAAGACCATCGTATGAAAAGGCGAATTAAGAAAACAGGTGTGATAACATCTGATTTTATTAAGAAAGAATACGGGAAGAGCAAACAATTAAGATATATATCACGAGATCCGCTTCTTCCGATTGGATATATTAAACATAAGAATCCGATGATGAAGCGTAACACAGTAAATGCGTATACAAAAGAAGGCAGAGAAGAAATTCACAAAAATCTGGCGACTGTTGATATCAGTATACTTCGATTTCTGATGGAGCATCCAATTCCACAGCGAAGTATAGAGTACAACGATAATCGTATTGCATTATACTGTGCACAAAGAGGGAAATGCCATGTAACAGGGCAAATGTTAAACCCGATGACGATTCATTGCCATCACAAAGTACCACGGTTGCAAGGTGGTACTGACCAATATAACAACCTCTGTCTCGTTGATAAAGACATTCACATCTTAATACATGCAAAAGATGAAGAAATAATCTCAAAGTATAAAAAGTTACTAACCAACTCACAAAGCCTGAATAAAATAAATACGCTACGAAAGAAACTGGAACTACAGCAAGTAACACTCTAA
- a CDS encoding single-stranded DNA-binding protein: MIQSKKRWQIDRPDEELVNQLAKDLNLSTMLTKILVARGITTSEQANAYLHMDESNLHDPFLLHDMQTAVDRIRHAIDTQQQFTIFGDYDAGATRF; the protein is encoded by the coding sequence TTGATACAATCCAAAAAAAGATGGCAAATTGATCGGCCAGACGAAGAACTCGTCAACCAGCTCGCGAAAGACTTGAACCTTTCCACTATGCTGACAAAAATACTCGTCGCACGCGGGATCACCACAAGCGAACAAGCAAACGCGTACTTGCACATGGACGAGTCCAACTTGCATGATCCATTTTTATTACACGACATGCAAACAGCCGTCGATCGCATCCGACATGCAATCGACACACAACAACAATTTACAATATTTGGAGATTATGACGCGGGTGCGACACGTTTCTAA
- a CDS encoding LapA family protein codes for MRFQWTVLVGLLFAVLIALFAVFNVESVPVNYFFGTEMIPLVLIILGSALLGAVISGFFAIYKSYRSGRRVKELEKQLQVKEEELTAQRRQMQEMEERIDALMEPPLVQAEIIPPKELY; via the coding sequence ATGAGATTTCAATGGACGGTTTTAGTCGGTTTGTTATTTGCTGTGTTAATCGCATTGTTTGCTGTATTTAATGTAGAATCTGTACCGGTTAATTACTTCTTTGGAACGGAAATGATCCCACTTGTGCTCATTATCCTGGGGTCAGCATTACTTGGCGCGGTCATTAGTGGTTTCTTCGCTATTTATAAATCATATCGAAGTGGACGACGTGTGAAGGAGTTGGAAAAGCAGTTACAGGTGAAGGAAGAAGAGTTGACAGCGCAGCGTAGACAAATGCAAGAAATGGAAGAGCGCATCGATGCGTTGATGGAACCACCACTAGTTCAAGCGGAGATTATTCCACCGAAAGAGTTGTACTAA